The Zonotrichia leucophrys gambelii isolate GWCS_2022_RI chromosome 20, RI_Zleu_2.0, whole genome shotgun sequence genome contains a region encoding:
- the LPIN3 gene encoding phosphatidate phosphatase LPIN3, with amino-acid sequence MNYVGHLAESVLVTVKSLYCDLNPATLSGCIDVIVVRQPDNSFKCSPFHVRFGKLGVLRSKEKVVDIEINGEPVDLHMKLGDNGEAFFVEELEEHESNIPFFLCTSPICKERCMTGAAQPSQGLGVSSTGVILRRRRRRRRRPRKREVLDTESDSDEAKKELLVPSSLSFLLCSDATYSSFSDVLEVSGSLQPPEIRAFSDGELIQADSFKLSRQPPHKSDSELEIKPQESFCLGAECHMKWIWGKLPQVNKLVQVKRAKSTKITAVDGTTPLVATSEHPGGVSSPAEPQDMPHSLPVSATEPTLTPQAENSVCRLKDVLRAIRAKTFLGASSVPQEQQKEDVSAVPDVEHFEGATAPRQAGSEGPASQLERQRRQGSIKRACHKGPRAIYLEDFSNPNHKPVALYLAESDTEQSLSPETDPRNPVSIELPSTSTARSPMDSDSMPTVALSLCGGLRDNTQISHEKFMEHRISYQQFAENPRLVSDPNLVIMINKKYYSWAVAGPIVLALQAFQKNIPESIIDELVKETTPKKDRRYWFWRRRESSTEEQQQPRPGIASLGALWRDLVQQRQEGKESPSENEPQHPGDTLAMKAPAQKPLPNFRKSLRLSSEQIGRLNLQDGPNEVAFSVTTRYQGTCRCEATIYLWNWNEKVVISDIDGTITRSDALGHILPQLGKDWTHPGIVKLFNKIHLNGYKFLYCSARAIGMAHITKGYLQRVNEQGCGLPMGPMLLSPSSLLSAFHREVIENNPEMFKIPCLTDIRKLFATKFPFYAGFGNTPHDVHTYKQVGLPESRIFTVNPKGELIQELTKNQKSTYEQLSELVEVFFPPVGHRSSAALVSPKYSHWRSSLPDDDWDSSS; translated from the exons ATGAACTATGTGGGGCACCTGGCTGAGAGCGTCCTTGTCACAGTGAAGAGTCTGTACTGTGACCTGAACCCTGCCACCCTGTCAGGCTGCATCGATGTGATTGTGGTGAGGCAGCCTGACAACTCCTTCAAGTGCTCCCCGTTTCACGTGCGCTTCGGGAAGCTGGGGGTGCTGCGCTCCAAGGAGAAGGTG GTTGACATTGAAATCAATGGAGAGCCTGTGGACCTGCACATGAAGCTGGGAGACAATGGAGAGGCATTCTTTGTCGAGGAGTTAGAGGAGCATGAG AGCAACATCCCCTTCTTCCTCTGCACGTCCCCCATCTGCAAGGAGCGGTGCATGACAGGCGCTGCTCAGccctcccaggggctgggggtctcCAGCACTGGAGTGATCCTGCGAAGGAGGAGGCGACGCAGGAGAAGGCCCAGGAAGAGGGAGGTGTTGGACACAGAGTCTGACAGTGATGAGGCCAAAAAAGAGCTGCTAGTCCCAAG TTccctctctttcctcctttgCAGTGATGCAACATATTCATCCTTTTCTGATGTCCTTGAAGTAAGTGGGTCGTTGCAGCCCCCAGAGATACGCGCGTTCTCCGATGGGGAGCTGATCCAAGCAGACAG CTTCAAGCTGAGCCGTCAGCCTCCTCACAAAAGTGATTCTGAGCTGGAAATCAAACCACAGGAAAGCTTTTGTCTAGGGGCTGAATGCCACATGAAGTGGATCTGGGGAAAGCTCCCTCAG GTGAATAAATTGGTGCAAGTTAAACGAGCCAAGTCCACAAAGATCACTGCCGTGGATGGGACAACCCCTCTTGTTGCCACCTCTGAACATCCAGGAGGGGTTTCAAGCCCAGCAGAACCTCAAGACATGCCCCATTCCTTGCCTGTGTCTGCAACTGAGCCAACACTTACACCCCAGGCTGAAAACAGTGTCTGCAGGCTGAAGGACGTCCTTCGTGCTATCAGGGCAAAGACATTTTTGGGGGCCTCCTCAGTCCCacaagagcagcagaaggaagatgTGAGTGCTGTGCCAGATGTGGAGCACTTTGAGGGAGCCACTGCTCCAAGGCAGGCAGGCTCAGAAggccctgcatcccagctggagaggcagaggaggcaAG GATCCATCAAAAGAGCTTGTCACAAGGGCCCCAGAGCCATTTACCTGGAAGACTTCTCCAATCCGAACCACAAGCCAGTGGCTCTCTATTTGGCTGAGAG tgacacagagcagagTTTGAGTCCTGAGACAGACCCCAGGAACCCTGTGAGTATCGAGCTGCCATCCACCTCGACTGCCAGGAGCCCCATGGACTCTGACTCGATGCCCACAGTTGCCCTGTCACTGTGTGGGGGCCTCAGGGACAACACGCAGATCTCTCATG AGAAGTTCATGGAACACAGGATCTCCTACCAGCAGTTTGCTGAGAATCCAAGGCTCGTCAGTGACCCAAACCTGGTGATAATGATCAACAAGAA GTATTACAGCTGGGCAGTGGCTGGTCCCATagtcctggccctgcaggctTTCCAGAAGAACATTCCTGAG AGTATCATTGATGAATTGGTGAAGGAGACGACACCCAAGAAAGACAGGAGATATTggttctggaggaggagagaaagctCAACAGAGGAG cagcagcagccgagGCCAGGGATAGCCAGCCTGGGAGCACTGTGGCGTGACCTTGTTCAGCAGAG GCAAGAGGGAAAAGAGTCACCCAGTGAGAATGAgccccagcaccctggggacacgTTGGCAATGAAAGCTCCCGCTCAGAAACCTCTGCCAAACTTCAGGAAATCCCTGCGGCTCTCCTCGGAACAAATT ggaaGGTTGAATCTGCAGGATGGCCCCAACGAGGTGGCATTCAGCGTGACAACTCGGTACCAGGGTACGTGCCGCTGTGAGGCCACCATCTACCTGTGGAACTGGAATGAAAAAGTGGTGATCTCAGACATTGATGGCACCATCACCAG ATCGGATGCTCTCGGACACATCTTGCCACAACTGGGTAAAGATTGGACTCACCCTGGGATTGTTAAACTCTTCAACAAAATCCACCT GAATGGCTACAAGTTCCTCTACTGCTCAGCCAGGGCTATTGGCATGGCCCACATCACCAAAGGCTACCTCCAAAGGGTCaatgagcagggctgtggcctCCCCATGGGCCCCATGCTGCTTTCCCCCAGCAGCCTCTTGTCTGCCTTCCACAG ggaggtgaTTGAGAATAACCCAGAGATGTTCAAGATCCCCTGCTTGACAGACATCCGAAAACTGTTTGCTACAAAGTTCCCCTTCTACGCAGGCTTTGGGAACACGCCCCAT GATGTCCACACTTACAAGCAAGTGGGGCTGCCAGAGAGCCGCATATTCACAGTAAACCCCAAAGGAGAGCTGATCCAGGAGctcacaaaaaaccaaaagtcaAC GTATGAGCAGCTGTCAGAGCTGGTGGAGGTGTTCTTCCCTCCTGTGGGACACAGGAGCAGCGCTGCTCTGGTGTCCCCAAAGTACAGCCACTGGAGATCTTCATTGCCTGATGATGACTGGGATAGCTCCTCCTAA
- the EMILIN3 gene encoding EMILIN-3: MRRRRGALLACLSLGTLLALADAKGAFYPPAAPLPFGGRYSLYTAGSSPQLGKPVGKHKSFCAYVVQRNVTCTLQDGAESYVKAEYHKCSWGPKCPGKVLYRTFFRPRYKIGYKTVTELSWRCCPGFMGEGCHDSPTDQPGLLPQHPSPKMPPGQKMFPMPRLPPYPKSHPDLFPGPKKNQYGRKLPGLFGDRLDRLEEEVRRLSQSYDSLHALVSGLGDRLRLAIQEDTTKMIGSLMNSPGTPDSSVGFGIIPDGLVDVADKADMATYPPVGDILTKVTEVSDVLKTKADLLHEVRGMVLDHDGQIKHLLESARPSPLTSIDLLEEYVDTRLSSLRGELLDGFEKKLGKIQTTCDFRIQEVRQQCEEEKAANLRLQQTLDGKELEIKKEISQLETQIQGLTVVESCCSNLDYLTDRMNILEKGLHSISESQKNLHSRLDGEISTVTLGNLFEGRFEDLEARLNATEREMGSCCSGIEDSMKGTVVAEVDGMRTAFEDKMQTLEDRFMTIVGELNNVSSPMGMDGAVVPVLEGELASMRKRTDETLEALQNRLITLETTCSLGCTSASKDVETFRTEIEDCQNKNQDLLLRMDSNYDLLRKLNATILEIQRRIEEEASGALQGEITLLKINLNTVSKSLTGLKDSVSQYSDTVTHVNSSLDEHERKIEDEVHSIQEKVNDQGSQLFFSNRRVLNLKGDLERLKARIVSDLSSCKSVAHGLQQEVSRFDERVARVESACGRLGAIPGSLDGIREELEKHTGSLWDYMDHVNGTLAAHSQEITGLKDNLLDCQAKVSELAEQVGHLEEKAERRQH, translated from the exons ATGCGGCGCCGCCGCGGAGCGCTGCTCGCCTGCCTCTCGCTGGGGACGCTGCTGGCGCTCGCCGACGCCAAGGGAGCCTTCTacccccccgccgccccgctgCCCTTCGGCGGCAGGTACAGCCTCTACACGGCCGGCTCCAGCCCGCAGCTCGGCAAGCCCGTGGGCAAGCACAA gAGTTTCTGTGCCTACGTGGTGCAGCGCAACGTGACGTGCACGCTGCAGGACGGGGCCGAGAGCTACGTCAAGGCTGAGTACCACAAGTGCAGCTGGGGACCCAAGTGCCCAGGGAAAGTGCT GTACCGCACCTTCTTCAGGCCCAGGTACAAGATTGGATACAAGACAGTGACCGAGCTGTCCTGGAGGTGCTGCCCTGGCTTCATGGGAGAAGGGTGTCATGACAGCCCCACAGACCAGCCTggcctcctgccccagcaccccagccccaaaatgcccccTGGGCAAAAGATGTTTCCAATGCCCAGGCTTCCTCCCTATCCCAAAAGCCACCCTGACCTGTTTCCAGGACCAAAGAAGAATCAATACG GCAGGAAGCTGCCTGGCCTCTTTGGAGACCGCCTGGACcggctggaggaggaggtgaggcGCCTCTCCCAGTCCTACGACAGCCTGCACGCCTTGGTGAGCGGGCTGGGGGACCGCCTGCGCCTGGCCATCCAGGAGGACACCACCAAGATGATCGGCTCCCTGATGAACAGCCCGGGCACGCCGGACTCCTCCGTGGGTTTCGGCATCATTCCTGACGGGCTGGTGGACGTGGCAGACAAAGCTGACATGGCCACGTATCCTCCTGTAGGGGACATCCTGACCAAAGTGACCGAGGTGAGCGACGTGCTGAAGACCAAGGCGGATCTGCTGCACGAGGTGCGGGGCATGGTCCTGGACCACGACGGGCAGATCAAGCACCTGCTGGAATCCGCCCGGCCCTCGCCCCTCACCTCCATCGACCTGCTGGAGGAGTACGTGGACACGAGGCTGAGCAGCCTGcgtggggagctgctggatggcTTTGAGAAGAAGCTGGGCAAGATCCAGACCACGTGTGATTTCCGCATCCAAGAGGTGCGGCAGCAGTGTGAGGAGGAGAAAGCCGCCAACCTGCGGCTGCAGCAGACGCtggatgggaaggagctggagatcAAGAAAGAGATCTCTCAGCTGGAGACCCAGATCCAAGGGCTGACGGTGGtggaaagctgctgcagcaacCTGGACTACCTCACTGATCGCATGAACATCCTTGAGAAAGGCCTTCACAGCATCTCCGAGTCCCAGAAGAACCTGCACTCACGTCTGGATGGAGAAATCTCCACTGTCACCCTAGGGAACCTCTTTGAAGGGCGCTTCGAGGACCTGGAAGCCAGGCTCAATGCCAcagagagggaaatggggagctgctgctctggtaTAGAGGACAGCATGAAAGGCACGGTGGTGGCAGAGGTGGATGGCATGAGGACTGCCTTTGAAGACAAAATGCAGACCCTGGAAGACAGGTTCATGACCATCGTGGGGGAGCTGAACAATGTCAGTTCTCCCATGGGCATGGACGGAGCAGTGGTGCCTGTGCTGGAAGGGGAGCTTGCCAGCATGAGGAAAAGGACAGATGAGACACTGGAGGCGTTGCAGAATCGCCTCATCACCCTGGAGACCacctgctccctgggctgcaccTCTGCCTCCAAAGATGTGGAGACCTTTCGGACGGAGATCGAGGACTGCCAGAACAAGAACCAGGACCTGCTGCTCCGCATGGACAGCAATTACGACCTCCTGCGCAAGCTGAACGCCACCATCCTGGAGATCCAGCGGCGCATCGAGGAGGAAGCATCGGGGGCTTTGCAAGGGGAGATCACCTTGCTGAAGATCAACCTGAACACTGTGAGCAAGTCTCTGACAGGGCTCAAGGACTCAGTCTCCCAGTACTCAGACACCGTGACGCATGTCAATTCCTCGCTAGATGAGCACGAGCGGAAGATTGAGGACGAGGTCCACTCCATCCAGGAGAAAGTCAATGACCAAGGTTCCCAGCTTTTCTTCAGCAACCGCCGCGTCCTGAACCTCAAGGGAGACCTGGAGCGACTTAAAGCCAGGATTGTGAGCGACCTGAGCTCCTGCAAGAGCGTGGCCCACggcctgcagcaggaggtgtCTCGCTTCGACGAGCGGGTGGCGCGGGTGGAGAGCGCCTGCGGCCGGCTGGGGGCCATCCCCGGCAGCCTGGACGGCATCAGGGAGGAACTGGAGAAACACACGGGCAGCCTGTGGGACTACATGGACCACGTGAACGGGACACTGGCTGCCCACTCTCAGGAAATAACAGGACTGAAGGACAACTTGCTCGACTGCCaagccaaggtctctgagctggcagagcaggtcGGGCACTTGGAGGAGAAGGCGGAGAGGAGGCAGCATTAG